Genomic DNA from Cyanobacteria bacterium FACHB-DQ100:
GTTTCGGCGTTGATTGCAGCGCTATCGTAAGTTGCGATCAAAATGGGAGTACGATCGCGTGATCCACCCCCCAACAAGCCAATCTCAACATCAGGAAATGCCGCGCATAAGTTGGCGTACCACTGGTGCATCAAGTCCAGCGTTGGAACCATGATCAAGGTACTGCGCTGCGTGGATTGAATCGCTAGTTGTGCGAGGTAGGTTTTACCTGCGGCAGTGGGTAAGACGACAACCCCCAATCGTCCTGCATTTTTCCAGGCTGCGAGTGCTTCTTTCTGATGTGGATAAGGCTCCATTTCGACCGAGGACACAAGCTCGATCGCGTCGAATCCTTTGGCGCGATCATCGATTTCGGTTCCTTCCGATCGCAGCGCTAGGACTAATTCCCGATATTGATTTGCCGGAATGCGAAATTTTTCGATGCGATCGTCCCACACCGCAAACTCGACCCAAGCTTTCCCTCTGGGTGGCGGGTGCAGAATCAGCGTTCCGCGATCGTATGACAGACAAGGCATTCTCGGCATGATTAGTACATCTGTCGTTTAACCCTATTGCTCATCCTACCGAGTTCAGGTGAAAAAACCAAATGTTTAGCCGCCAATCTGTGACATGGTGCGGTGATATTTTCCAGTGGTTCCAGATTGACGCTGCTTGTAGTTAATCTCAGGTTTTAGTCCGAGTAGTTCGCTCACTTGTTGACGGAGTTCTCTGGTTGAAACGCCTGATCGCAGTTGGGTTCTGAGATCAATTTGTCCGATCTCATTCAGCAAGCAAGGACGGAGCCAGCCATCGGCGGAGAGGCGCATTCGATTGCAGCGATCGCAAAAACATTCTGACATTTGACTAATAAATCCTAATGTTCCTTTTGCTCCTGGAATCTTAAATACATCTGCGGGGCCGTTTCCTCTGACGTTTGCTTCAGTGAGTCCCCAGCGTTTCCGAATTTGTTGACGAATGGTTTCTGAGTCAATCCAACCTTGATCGCTGAATAATTCGCTGTTTCCGATCGGCATGAATTCAATAAATCGAACGTGCCATTCACGATCGACGCTCAATGCCGCCAAGTCAAGCACCTCATGATCATTGATGCCCGGAATCACCACGACGTTTAGTTTAAGCGGATTAAATCCAATCCGGTAAGCGGTTTGAATTCCGCCCCAAACTTGTTGCCAGCGAGATCGACCCCGATTTCCAATGATGCGATCGAACGTTTCTGGCTCTAGCGAATCGAGACTGATATTAATTCGTCTCAAACCAGCGTCATAGAGATCTTGCGCCATCGATTCGAGCAAAAACGCATTCGTCGTCATCGATAGATCTTGCGTTTCGGGAAATTGCGCGATCGTTCTCACAATGTCCACCACTCCCGGACGAATCAACGGTTCTCCACCCGTTAATCGAAACCGAGTAAACCCAACCGGAATAAAAACTTCTCTCAGCAGCGTGGTTAATTCTTCTTGAGTGAGTAAGTCTTGCTGCAATACATATTCAAGATCGCTGCCTTCAGGCATACAGTACAGACATCGAAAGTTACAGCGATCGACTAAGCTAATTCGCAAATAATCCACTTGATTCATATTTCCATTCTGCCGGATTCGCTCCAGAGCATCAAAACTTTTGACATAGAGTTTCTAGAATTTAGGGAGTTTCTAGAATTTAGGGAGTTTCTAGAATTTAGGGAGTTTCTAGAATTTAGGCATTGGTTATCGGAGTCATTATGCTCGATCTTTATTATTGGACAACGCCAAACGGACACAAAATCACGATGTTTCTCGAAGAAGTGGGATTATCCTACAATCTTGTGCCAATCAACATTGGTAAAGGGGATCAGTTTCAGGCAGACTTTCTGAAAATTGCGCCGAATAACCGAATTCCTGCGATCGTCGATCGTGATCCCACAGGTGGCGGTGATCCGATCTCTGTGTTTGAATCTGGTGCAATTTTGTTATATCTTGCTGAAAAAACAGGACAACTCATTCCCTCAGATTTGCGGGGTCGGACTGAAGTGCTGCAATGGTTATTCTGGCAAATGGGCGGCTTAGGCCCAATGGCGGGACAAAATCATCACTTTAGCCAATATGCACCAGAGAAAATTTCTTATGCGATCGATCGGTACGTGAATGAAACGGGGCGATTGTATGCCGTGTTGAATAAGCGACTGAGCGATCGGGAATTTGTGGCGGGTGAGTATTCGATCGCGGACATCGCTTGTTATCCGTGGATTGTTCCCTATGAGCGGCAGGGACAGAAACTCGAAGATTTTCCGAATTTAAAGCGTTGGGTTGAGGCGATTCAAGTCCGTCCAGCAACCATTCGAGCCTACGAGAAAGCGGAAGCATTCAAAGCAGAACAAATTAGTCCGGATCAGGCGCGAGAATTATTGTTCAATCAATCGGCGGGAACCGTGAAACATTAAACCGAATCATTCCTCAAAAATTGCTCCTCGCTAGACAATCGAAACGAAAAAAGGATGAAGCCATTTGACTTCATCCTTTTTTTAGTATTTAGCCGCAGTTGCTAGCAGCACATCAAGCAAATTTACCCGTCGTCGCAGCAATCAAGAACGCTGCATACGTCAGAATATAACCCACCGTGAAATGCACCAGACCCACTAACCAGCCTTGAACGATCGACAATGCAACAGGCTTGTCTTTGAATCGAATCAAGTTTGCCAGCGGTGTACGCTCGTGCGCCCACACTAGCGTCTCAATTAGCTCTTGCCAATATCCACGCCAGCTAATGAGGAACATAAAGCCAGTTGCCCAGACTAAGTGACCAAACAGGAACATCCACGCCCAAACCGATAGATTGCTGGTTCCGTAGACGTTGTATCCGTTGATCAACGGTGCTGAATACTGCCAGAGATAATCTCGCAGCCATCCCATCAGATAAGTTGAGCTTTCATTGAACTGAGCCACGTTACCCGACCAGATCGCAAGATGCTTCCAGTGCCAGTAGAACGTCACCCAACCGATCGTATTCAGCATCCAGAACGTAGCCAAATAGAAGGATTGTTCCCAAGAAGCAATTTGGCAAGTACCGCCACGACCTGGGCCATCACACGGGAAGTTAAAGCCAAAGTCTTTCTTGTCTGGCATCAACTTGCTACCGCGAGCATCCAGCGCACCCTTCAGACAGATCAGCGTTGTCACATGCAAACCAAGCGCGATCGCATGGTGTACCAAAAAGTCACCCGGCCCAATGGTCAGGAACAATGAATTCGTACCACTGTTAATTGCATCCAACCAGCCCGGTAAGTAAGCTGCTCCCGGATTCGATGCAATACTATCTGGGTTAGACAGCAACGCATTGAAGCCATAGAGTGCTTTACCGTGAGAGGCTTGCACAAATTGAGCAAACACAGGTTCGATGAGAATTTGCTTTTCTGGTACGCCAAACGCGACTTGAACATCATTGTGAACATAGAGTCCAAGCGTGTGGAAGCCCAAGAACAGCGAAACCCAGCTCAGGTGCGAAATCAGTGCTTCTTTATGTCCCAGCAATCGAGCTAGAACGTTGTTTTCATTGTTGTCTGGATCGTAATCTCGTACCCAGAAGATTCCAGCATGAGCGAATGCACCCACCATGAAAAATCCAGCTAGATATTGATGGTGTGTGTAAAGCGATGCCTGCGTTGTGAAGTCTTTCGCCATGAACGCATAAGGCGGCATCGAGTACATATGCTGCGCCACCACTGAAAGCGCCGTTCCCAAAGCAGCAAGGTGAATCCCTAGCTGGAAGTGCAGCGAATTGTTATACGTGTCATATAGCCCTGCGTGTGGCAAGTTTCCTTGACCATTGATCCGATTACCAAAGAAGTTCTTCGCGTTGAGAATATCTTTGATGCTGTGACCAATGCCAAAGTTCGTGCGGTACATATGACCCGCAATGATGAAAATCACGGCGATCGCTAAATGGTGATGCGCCATGTCCGTCAACCACAGCGATTCAGTCTGTGGATGGAATCCACCCAGGAAGGTCAAGATAGCAGAACCTGAACCTTGTGCCGTTCCAAAGATGTGTTCTGCGGTATCCGGACTTTGTGAGTAAACGCTCCAGTTCCCCGTGAAGAACGGCTTTAAGCCTGCGGGATGTGGCAGCGTAAACAGGAAGTTCTCCCAACCGACGTGCTGACCGCGAGATTCGGGGATCGCAACGTGGATTAAGTGACCTGCCCAAGCCAGAGAGCTAACCCCAAACAATCCAGCCAAGTGGTGGTTTAATCGAGATTCAGCATTTTTGAACCAAGCCAAACTCGGACGGAATTTCGGCTGGAGGTGGAGCCAACCGGCAAACAGGAACAATGCCGCAATCAAGAGCAGAAAGACTGCACCTTGATACAGGTCAGCATTAGTTCTCATGCCGATCGTATACCACCAGTGATACACGCCTGAATAAGCGATGTTCACCGGATAATCGACTCCGCCTTGGGTGTAAGCCTCGATCGCAGGCTTACCAAATTGAGGATCCCAGATCGCGTGAGCGATCGGGCGAACGTGGAGCGGATCTTTGCTCCACTGAGGGAAATTGCCTTGCCATGCGACATGGAACAACAGGCTAGATGTCCAAAGAAAAATGATTGCAACATGACCAAAGTGAGTCGCGAATATCTTTTGATACAGCTTCTCTTCAGTCATCCCATCGTGACTTTCAAAGTCGTGCGCGGTTGCAATTCCATACCAGAGTCGCCGTGTGGTTGGGTCTTGCGCAAGATCCTGGCTAAATTTCGGAAATTTAGTCGCCATATAATTTGACTACTCGAATTTCATAAGTGGATCAGTTTAGATTGAGTTGCCCGGAGATCAAATCGCTCGATCGCTAGTTCAATAGATTAATGAAAGTTACGCTCTCAGAGCTACGACCAAAGGTAGAGAATCTGTTTGTCAAATCTTGCATTTCTTATCGGAATTTCTGATTAAAGATTAATGAAACCCTGAAATCATGCGGGTTTTCGAGCAAACGGCTTATTTTGCCAAGCACAAAAATTTACTGAACTTAACAGAGTTGAAATTGAGGCAAGACTACGCTAGTCACCGACCGCTAAGATGTGAATGGAATGTTACACAAATGCTATGGTAATTTCTTCGATCGGGGCTAAGTCGGTTTCTGCTCATCCGAATGATCAGCTTGTGATTACGATCGCGCCCTTGTCGGTCGAGGAGGTTTATAAACAGGCGGATGATGCGGCGAATGGTGCGATCGTGCTGATGAGCGGCATGGTTCGCAACAATAGCGAAGGCTTTTCGGTGCTGCATCTGGAGTATCAAGCCTATGAACCAATGGCGATCGCGGTGTTCAAACAGATTGCAGCAGAGATTCGCCAAACGTGGACTGACGTGACTCACGTGGTGATTCATCACCGAGTCGGACGGTTAGAGATTGGCGAGATTAGTGTGTTGATTGCAGTAGGTTGTCCGCATCGCAAGGAAGCGTTCGAGGCGTGTCAGTATGCGATCGATACGCTCAAGCATCGCGCCCCAATCTGGAAGAAAGAGTTT
This window encodes:
- the psaB gene encoding photosystem I core protein PsaB, which translates into the protein MATKFPKFSQDLAQDPTTRRLWYGIATAHDFESHDGMTEEKLYQKIFATHFGHVAIIFLWTSSLLFHVAWQGNFPQWSKDPLHVRPIAHAIWDPQFGKPAIEAYTQGGVDYPVNIAYSGVYHWWYTIGMRTNADLYQGAVFLLLIAALFLFAGWLHLQPKFRPSLAWFKNAESRLNHHLAGLFGVSSLAWAGHLIHVAIPESRGQHVGWENFLFTLPHPAGLKPFFTGNWSVYSQSPDTAEHIFGTAQGSGSAILTFLGGFHPQTESLWLTDMAHHHLAIAVIFIIAGHMYRTNFGIGHSIKDILNAKNFFGNRINGQGNLPHAGLYDTYNNSLHFQLGIHLAALGTALSVVAQHMYSMPPYAFMAKDFTTQASLYTHHQYLAGFFMVGAFAHAGIFWVRDYDPDNNENNVLARLLGHKEALISHLSWVSLFLGFHTLGLYVHNDVQVAFGVPEKQILIEPVFAQFVQASHGKALYGFNALLSNPDSIASNPGAAYLPGWLDAINSGTNSLFLTIGPGDFLVHHAIALGLHVTTLICLKGALDARGSKLMPDKKDFGFNFPCDGPGRGGTCQIASWEQSFYLATFWMLNTIGWVTFYWHWKHLAIWSGNVAQFNESSTYLMGWLRDYLWQYSAPLINGYNVYGTSNLSVWAWMFLFGHLVWATGFMFLISWRGYWQELIETLVWAHERTPLANLIRFKDKPVALSIVQGWLVGLVHFTVGYILTYAAFLIAATTGKFA
- a CDS encoding glutathione S-transferase N-terminal domain-containing protein is translated as MLDLYYWTTPNGHKITMFLEEVGLSYNLVPINIGKGDQFQADFLKIAPNNRIPAIVDRDPTGGGDPISVFESGAILLYLAEKTGQLIPSDLRGRTEVLQWLFWQMGGLGPMAGQNHHFSQYAPEKISYAIDRYVNETGRLYAVLNKRLSDREFVAGEYSIADIACYPWIVPYERQGQKLEDFPNLKRWVEAIQVRPATIRAYEKAEAFKAEQISPDQARELLFNQSAGTVKH
- a CDS encoding molybdenum cofactor biosynthesis protein MoaE; amino-acid sequence: MVISSIGAKSVSAHPNDQLVITIAPLSVEEVYKQADDAANGAIVLMSGMVRNNSEGFSVLHLEYQAYEPMAIAVFKQIAAEIRQTWTDVTHVVIHHRVGRLEIGEISVLIAVGCPHRKEAFEACQYAIDTLKHRAPIWKKEFYYGKTGEVCSSWVKCC
- the moaA gene encoding GTP 3',8-cyclase MoaA: MNQVDYLRISLVDRCNFRCLYCMPEGSDLEYVLQQDLLTQEELTTLLREVFIPVGFTRFRLTGGEPLIRPGVVDIVRTIAQFPETQDLSMTTNAFLLESMAQDLYDAGLRRINISLDSLEPETFDRIIGNRGRSRWQQVWGGIQTAYRIGFNPLKLNVVVIPGINDHEVLDLAALSVDREWHVRFIEFMPIGNSELFSDQGWIDSETIRQQIRKRWGLTEANVRGNGPADVFKIPGAKGTLGFISQMSECFCDRCNRMRLSADGWLRPCLLNEIGQIDLRTQLRSGVSTRELRQQVSELLGLKPEINYKQRQSGTTGKYHRTMSQIGG